A single region of the Globicephala melas chromosome 12, mGloMel1.2, whole genome shotgun sequence genome encodes:
- the BMP10 gene encoding bone morphogenetic protein 10, producing MGSLALQLCALSCLVAHSVSGSPIMSLEQSPLEEDMPLFDDVFSEQDGVDFNTLLQSMKKEFLKTLNLSDIPMQDAAKVDPPEYMLELYNKFATDRTSMPSANIIRSFKNEDLFSQPASFNGLRKYPLLFNVSIPHHEEVIMAELRLYTLVQRDRMIYEGVDRKITIFEVLESKGDREGERSMLVLVSGEIYGTNSEWETFDVTDAIRHWQKSGSSTHQLEVHIESKHEMEDVGRGQLEIDTSAQNKHVPLLVVFSDDQSSEKERKEELNEMIAHEQLPEMDNLGLEGYSSGPGEEALLQMRSNIIYDSTARIRRNAKGNYCKRTPLYIDFKEIGWDSWIIAPPGYEAYECRGVCNYPLAEHLTPTKHAIIQALVHLKNSQKASKACCVPTKLEPISILYLDKGVVTYKFKYEGMAVSECGCR from the exons ATGGGTTCCCTGGCCCTGCAGCTGTGTGCTCTCTCCTGCCTGGTGGCTCACTCGGTTTCTGGCAGCCCCATCATGAGCCTGGAGCAGTCGCCTCTGGAAGAAGATATGCCCCTGTTTGATGATGTCTTCTCAGAGCAAGATGGTGTCGACTTTAACACACTGCTACAGAGCATGAAGAAAGAGTTTCTCAAGACGTTGAACCTGTCGGACATCCCGATGCAGGATGCAGCCAAAGTTGACCCACCAGAGTACATGTTGGAACTCTACAACAAATTTGCAACAGATAGGACCTCCATGCCATCTGCCAACATCATTAGGAGTTTCAAGAATGAAG atctctTTTCCCAACCAGCCAGTTTTAATGGGCTCCGAAAATACCCTCTCCTCTTCAACGTGTCCATCCCTCACCATGAAGAGGTCATCATGGCTGAACTCAGGTTGTACACCCTGGTGCAAAGAGATCGCATGATATATGAAGGAGTGGACCGGAAAATTACCATTTTCGAAGTATTAGAGAGCAAAGGGGACCGTGAGGGTGAGAGAAGCATGCTGGTCTTGGTGTCAGGGGAGATCTATGGAACCAACAGTGAGTGGGAGACTTTTGATGTCACCGATGCCATCAGGCATTGGCAAAAGTCAGGCTCATCCACCCACCAGCTGGAGGTTCATATTGAGAGCAAACATGAAATGGAGGATGTTGGCAGGGGACAACTGGAAATAGACACTAGTGCCCAGAATAAGCATGTCCCTTTGCTTGTCGTGTTTTCTGATGACCAAAGCAgtgagaaggagaggaaggaggaactgAACGAAATGATTGCCCACGAGCAACTTCcggaaatggacaacctgggactGGAAGGTTATTCCAGCGGACCTGGGGAAGAGGCTTTGCTGCAGATGAGGTCAAACATCATCTATGACTCCACTGCCCGCATCAGAAGGAACGCAAAAGGAAACTACTGCAAGAGGACCCCGCTCTACATCGACTTCAAGGAGATTGGCTGGGACTCTTGGATCATCGCCCCGCCCGGATACGAAGCCTACGAATGCCGTGGTGTTTGCAATTACCCCCTGGCAGAGCACCTCACCCCCACAAAGCATGCGATTATCCAGGCCTTGGTCCACCTCAAGAATTCCCAGAAGGCTTCCAAAGCCTGCTGTGTGCCCACCAAGCTGGAGCCCATCTCCATTCTCTATTTAGACAAAGGGGTCGTCACCTACAAGTTTAAATATGAGGGCATGGCCGTCTCTGAGTGTGGCTGTAGATAG